A single region of the Solwaraspora sp. WMMD791 genome encodes:
- a CDS encoding stage II sporulation protein M, whose product MGREVAVDLDAYVAEHEPQWRRLEQLTRGRQLTVAEVDELVALYQRTATHLSVVRSRSPDPALVARLSTLVLAARSRLTTGPRSGWRTLGHFAATGFPQAVVRAAPWWGAVAVAFCALTGFLMWWVAGHPDSARVLIGDRAAAELAESSFAGYYTRYAAPNFAAQLSTHNAWLAAQCLAAGILVVPVLYLLWVNALNIGVTGGVMISYDRADVFFGLITPHGLLELTGVFVAAGVGLRIGGAWLAPPAGASRSRAVADAGLSGVLVALGLVPVFAVAALIEAFVTPAPLPTWLRVAVGAAAWLAFLGYVLVRGSRRGADVAQSRPSSFS is encoded by the coding sequence ATGGGTCGGGAGGTGGCCGTGGACCTCGACGCGTACGTGGCCGAGCACGAGCCGCAGTGGCGGCGGCTCGAGCAGCTGACCCGTGGCCGGCAGCTCACCGTCGCCGAGGTCGACGAACTGGTGGCGCTGTATCAACGTACCGCCACCCACCTGTCGGTGGTCCGCAGCCGCTCGCCCGACCCGGCGCTGGTCGCCCGGCTCTCCACCCTGGTGCTGGCCGCCCGGTCCCGGCTGACGACCGGCCCCCGGTCCGGCTGGCGCACTCTCGGCCACTTCGCCGCCACCGGGTTCCCGCAGGCGGTGGTCCGGGCGGCCCCGTGGTGGGGCGCGGTCGCGGTGGCGTTCTGCGCACTCACCGGATTCCTGATGTGGTGGGTCGCCGGCCACCCGGACAGCGCCCGGGTCCTGATCGGCGACCGGGCCGCGGCGGAACTCGCCGAATCGAGCTTCGCCGGCTACTACACCCGGTACGCGGCCCCCAACTTCGCCGCCCAGCTGTCGACCCACAACGCCTGGCTGGCCGCACAGTGCCTGGCCGCCGGGATCCTGGTGGTCCCGGTGCTCTACCTGCTGTGGGTGAACGCCCTCAACATCGGCGTCACCGGCGGCGTGATGATCTCCTACGATCGCGCGGACGTCTTTTTCGGTCTGATCACTCCGCACGGGCTGCTGGAGCTGACCGGGGTGTTCGTCGCCGCCGGGGTCGGGCTGCGCATCGGCGGTGCCTGGCTCGCCCCGCCGGCCGGAGCGAGCCGCAGCCGTGCCGTCGCCGACGCGGGGCTCTCCGGCGTCCTGGTGGCCCTCGGGCTGGTGCCGGTCTTCGCCGTCGCCGCGCTGATCGAGGCCTTCGTGACGCCGGCCCCGCTGCCGACCTGGCTGCGGGTCGCCGTCGGCGCGGCTGCCTGGCTGGCCTTCCTCGGCTACGTGCTGGTGCGTGGCTCCCGACGGGGCGCCGACGTGGCTCAGAGCCGGCCGAGCAGCTTCAGCTGA
- a CDS encoding RDD family protein, with the protein MSAHASGGTRLVGGEAVEVEVRLARAGSRILALLVDLLVQVLIALLLAVVAGVLLASLPSSVEVDDALGQAVLTVGAVLVLVGYPVLCETLGNGRTVGKRAVGIRVVRDDGGPPQFRHALTRNLVGVAAEWPGLLLPPLTWLASLVTLMSNSQGKRLGDLAAGTIVVHDRAPASWGWVPGMPPALAGWARTLDLTRLDDELALSVRHLLTRGHGFAEPARSELVRLVAADVAAVTTPPPPAGVPGWAYLAAVLAERHRRSGQRLVRSRAASAALWPELAGLSPARTGTLRPAAPPSWADPLRAPDPAGAVVPTQRDAAQWPRGNWPRPPWMGPTSEQPDWTGVRRPPVASTLRRASVREPTGPGPDGT; encoded by the coding sequence GTGAGTGCGCACGCATCCGGGGGGACCAGGCTGGTCGGCGGTGAGGCCGTCGAGGTCGAGGTACGGCTGGCCCGGGCCGGTTCCCGGATCCTGGCGCTGCTGGTGGATCTGCTGGTCCAGGTGCTGATCGCGCTGCTGCTGGCGGTGGTGGCCGGGGTGCTGTTGGCGTCGCTGCCGTCGTCGGTCGAGGTGGACGACGCGCTCGGGCAGGCGGTGCTGACCGTGGGTGCGGTCCTGGTGCTGGTCGGTTACCCGGTGCTGTGCGAGACCCTCGGCAACGGCCGTACGGTCGGCAAGCGGGCGGTCGGGATCCGGGTGGTCCGCGACGATGGTGGCCCGCCGCAGTTCCGGCACGCGCTGACCCGCAACCTGGTCGGGGTGGCCGCCGAGTGGCCGGGGTTGCTGCTGCCGCCGCTGACCTGGCTGGCGAGTCTCGTGACGCTGATGTCGAACAGTCAGGGCAAGCGGCTCGGGGATCTGGCCGCCGGGACGATCGTGGTGCACGACCGGGCACCGGCGTCGTGGGGCTGGGTGCCGGGTATGCCGCCGGCATTGGCCGGCTGGGCCCGTACCCTCGATCTGACCCGGCTCGACGACGAGCTCGCGCTGTCGGTGCGGCACCTGTTGACCAGAGGGCACGGGTTTGCCGAGCCGGCGCGCTCGGAGCTGGTGCGGCTGGTCGCGGCGGACGTCGCCGCGGTGACCACTCCCCCGCCGCCGGCGGGGGTGCCGGGGTGGGCGTACCTGGCGGCGGTCCTGGCCGAGCGGCACCGCCGGTCCGGGCAGCGGCTGGTGCGTAGCCGGGCGGCGAGCGCCGCGCTCTGGCCGGAGCTGGCGGGGCTCAGCCCGGCCAGGACCGGCACGCTGCGGCCGGCGGCACCACCGTCCTGGGCCGATCCGCTCCGCGCGCCGGATCCGGCCGGTGCGGTGGTGCCGACGCAGCGTGACGCGGCGCAGTGGCCACGGGGCAACTGGCCCCGGCCGCCGTGGATGGGGCCGACCAGCGAACAACCGGACTGGACCGGGGTACGGCGGCCGCCGGTCGCCAGCACGCTGCGCCGCGCGTCGGTGCGGGAGCCGACCGGTCCGGGGCCGGACGGCACCTGA